The Thermobifida halotolerans sequence CGCAACCGGCTGCGCGCCAGCGCCGCCTGAGCCCGCCCCGGGCGCCACCGTTCACCCCTGTTCGACGAGCACGTCGATCCGTGCGGCCAGCCTCAGGTCGCGTTCGGTCAGACGACCCACGTCGTGGCTGGTCAGGGTGAAGGTGACGGTGGTGTAGCGGATGTCGATGTCGGGGTGGTGGTTGGCCTCCTCGGCCGCCCGGGCGACCCGCACCACCAGGTCGATGGCGTCGGTGAAGCTCGGCACGGTGACGCTGCGGGTGATGGTCTGGCCCTCACGGCGCCAGGCGGGCAGCCGGTTCAGCGCCGCCTCCAGCGTGGTCTCGTTGCTCGTGTCGACCATGGTCGCTCCTCCTCGGTTCGGTGGCTTCCCCGTCGCCCTACCCGAAACGAGGGTGTTTCCGCCCCTCACGCACACGACGCACGGGAGGCGGGGACGCTCGACCAGCGGCACCGCAACGCCGTCCGAACCGGATCAGACGCAGGTCCGGCCCCCGGCGAGGACGTGGCGTGCGTCGGCCGCGAGAGCCGATCCGGTGTGCCGGTGGTAGGGAAGTGGGATGAGCGCGGTCGACAGCGCCCAGGTCGCGTCGTCGACGTCCATGGCCGAACGGAAGACGCCGCGCGCCTCGGCGGCCAGCAGGTTCCACGCCACGATCAGGTCCACGGCCGGATCCCCCACCCCCGCTGCCCGTCCACCCGTCACCCCGCCGCGGGCCACGGTCGCCGCACCGGGATGCGCGCCGCCGTCGCAGGAGCCGACCGGGCTCACGACGTCGCGGACACGCGGTCGGGCTCGGGGACGCGCAGGGCGATCAGGGCGACGTCGTCGTCGTTGTCGGAGGGGCGGACCCGTTCGACGAGCAGGTCGCACAGGTCGTCGACGGGGTGGCGGGCCAGTTCGGCGGCGTGCCGACGCAGCCGGGCCATCCCCTCGTCCACACTGTGGCGGGGCGACTCGATCAGCCCGTCGGTGTAGAACACCACCGTGCTCGCCACGGGCAGCTCCACGGCGGCGTCGGCGCGCGGGGACGCCAGGTCGGTGCCCAGCAGCAGGCCGTGCCCGTCGTCGAGGAAACGGGCCCGGCCGTCGCCCGTCACCAGCAGAGGCGGCGGATGTCCCGCGTTGGTCCACCGCAGCAGCCGCGGTCCGGGGCCCCTGCCCTCCAGGCGGGCGAAGACCATGGTGGCCATGGACGCCTCACTGATGTGCCCCATGGCCCGGTCGAGTCGGCAGACGACTCTGCTGGGCGGTTCGCCGCTGTCCCAGGCCAGCGCGCGCAGCATGTTGCGGATCTGGGCCATGTGGGCCGCGGCCTGCAGGTCGTGTCCCACCACGTCGCCGATCACCAGGGCCGGGATCCCGTCGGACAGCAGGAAGGCGTCGTACCAGTCGCCGCCGACTTGGGAGGAGTACGGCGCGGGATGGTAGCGGGCGGCCGTCTCCAACTCCGAACTCTTCGGCAGCGGCGGCAGCAGGTAGCGCTGCATCGTCTCGGCGAC is a genomic window containing:
- a CDS encoding 4a-hydroxytetrahydrobiopterin dehydratase, producing the protein MVDTSNETTLEAALNRLPAWRREGQTITRSVTVPSFTDAIDLVVRVARAAEEANHHPDIDIRYTTVTFTLTSHDVGRLTERDLRLAARIDVLVEQG